A part of Paenarthrobacter sp. A20 genomic DNA contains:
- a CDS encoding metal-sensitive transcriptional regulator has translation MELNPAELTPVINRLKRAQGQLAAVTRMLEEGRDCKDVVTQLAAVSKALDRAGFAIIATGLEQCITQKDETMDRKELEKLFLSLA, from the coding sequence ATGGAACTCAACCCGGCAGAACTCACACCCGTTATCAACCGGCTCAAGCGCGCCCAAGGCCAGCTCGCGGCCGTCACGCGAATGCTTGAAGAAGGGCGGGACTGCAAGGATGTGGTCACCCAGCTTGCAGCGGTGTCGAAAGCTCTCGATCGCGCCGGGTTCGCCATCATCGCCACTGGCCTTGAGCAGTGCATCACCCAAAAAGACGAAACGATGGATCGAAAAGAATTGGAAAAGCTCTTCCTCTCGCTCGCCTGA
- a CDS encoding trimeric intracellular cation channel family protein — MISIDIVLLWLDLVGVFFFAVSGSLLAARKQFDIVGSVLLGSIVALGGGVIRDIVINAGPPIAFTNPAYLAPPLLAAMLVYFLFSSVQRFTSLLTLFDAGGLALFCITGTLKALGAGMNPVAAILLGVTTAVGGGLLRDITANEIPTLFNARDLYALPAFVGAGLTTLLWHLGIFSGLSACIVAAVVFAFRVIAWRRSWHVPLAVRGWHRPGSGTGAISGVRD, encoded by the coding sequence TTGATTTCCATCGACATCGTCCTTCTCTGGCTTGACCTGGTAGGCGTGTTCTTCTTCGCGGTCTCCGGGTCCCTGTTGGCCGCCCGCAAACAATTCGACATCGTAGGCTCAGTGCTCCTCGGCTCCATCGTCGCCCTGGGTGGCGGCGTGATCCGTGACATCGTCATCAACGCCGGTCCCCCGATCGCCTTCACAAACCCTGCGTATCTTGCTCCCCCGCTGCTGGCTGCGATGCTGGTCTACTTCCTGTTTTCTTCGGTCCAGCGCTTCACATCCCTGCTGACGCTGTTCGACGCCGGCGGGCTGGCTCTGTTCTGCATCACGGGGACGTTGAAGGCGCTGGGTGCCGGAATGAACCCGGTGGCCGCCATCCTGCTGGGTGTCACGACTGCTGTGGGCGGCGGGCTCCTCCGCGACATCACAGCCAATGAAATCCCTACCCTGTTCAATGCCCGCGACCTCTATGCCTTGCCAGCCTTTGTGGGGGCTGGACTCACCACGTTGTTGTGGCATCTGGGCATCTTCAGCGGTCTCTCTGCCTGCATCGTGGCAGCTGTTGTTTTCGCTTTCCGCGTCATCGCGTGGCGACGCAGCTGGCACGTGCCGTTGGCCGTCCGTGGATGGCACCGCCCCGGCAGTGGAACAGGCGCAATTTCAGGCGTCCGGGATTAG
- a CDS encoding amino acid ABC transporter ATP-binding protein has translation MNNSTGSTSSVRAAGVDIKDLRKSYGSNEVLKGISLTVEPGQVVCLIGPSGSGKSTLLRCVNLLEQPNAGTINVGKFEATDPDVDLNKMRQSVGMVFQHFNLFPHLSVLDNCTISQMKVLKRSKSEAAGVARHNLERVGLGHLADRFPDQLSGGQQQRVAIARALSMDPQLMLFDEPTSALDPETVGDVLAVMRKLAQEGMTMLVVTHEMGFAREVADRVVFMDAGVVVEEGPAENVISAPTQPRTKEFLRRVLDPTHIGVEEA, from the coding sequence ATGAATAACTCCACTGGGAGCACGTCCAGCGTTCGCGCTGCGGGCGTCGACATCAAGGATCTGCGCAAGTCCTACGGGAGCAACGAGGTCCTCAAAGGTATCTCGCTGACCGTTGAACCGGGCCAGGTAGTTTGCCTGATCGGGCCCTCGGGCTCCGGCAAGTCCACCCTCCTGCGCTGCGTCAATCTGCTGGAGCAGCCCAATGCGGGCACCATCAACGTGGGCAAGTTCGAGGCCACAGACCCTGACGTGGACCTCAACAAAATGCGCCAGAGCGTTGGAATGGTGTTCCAGCACTTCAACCTGTTCCCGCACCTGAGCGTGTTGGATAACTGCACCATTTCGCAAATGAAGGTCCTCAAGCGCTCCAAGTCCGAGGCAGCCGGCGTGGCCCGCCACAACCTGGAGCGCGTTGGCTTGGGACACCTCGCCGACCGATTCCCGGACCAGCTCTCCGGTGGCCAGCAGCAGCGCGTGGCTATTGCCCGTGCCCTGTCCATGGACCCGCAGCTCATGCTTTTCGATGAGCCCACGTCAGCTTTGGACCCTGAGACCGTGGGCGACGTCCTTGCCGTCATGCGCAAGCTGGCCCAGGAAGGCATGACCATGCTGGTGGTCACGCACGAGATGGGCTTCGCCCGTGAAGTCGCCGACCGCGTGGTCTTCATGGACGCCGGTGTCGTGGTGGAAGAAGGGCCGGCGGAGAACGTCATCAGTGCCCCCACCCAGCCACGAACCAAGGAATTCCTGCGCCGTGTCCTGGACCCGACGCACATCGGTGTCGAGGAAGCCTGA
- a CDS encoding amino acid ABC transporter permease, with protein sequence MAMTARQRAKVSLYVQAGIFVVVLAAVILAVDWKTIGTSVFNFAKIGPMFPDIFLVGLKNTLIYTALAFVVGLSGGLLLALMKLSTFPLYRWLATGYIEFFRGVPALLVFIAFGYGVPLAFGVQWDVNIVVMVSLGMVASAYIAETLRAGLQAVPKGQMEAARSLGMPQWRAMVSIVIPQAFKIVLPPLTNEIILLTKDSSLIYVLGLTASQYELTKFGRDGISSLGAGLTPLLVAGAFYLVITIPLSLLARKFESRSARTKR encoded by the coding sequence ATGGCAATGACTGCACGTCAACGAGCCAAAGTCAGTTTGTACGTCCAGGCCGGAATCTTTGTTGTGGTCCTGGCCGCAGTGATCCTTGCCGTGGACTGGAAGACGATCGGCACCAGCGTCTTCAACTTCGCCAAGATCGGCCCGATGTTCCCGGACATCTTCCTGGTTGGCCTCAAGAACACCCTCATCTACACGGCGCTGGCCTTCGTGGTGGGCTTGTCCGGCGGCCTCCTGCTTGCCCTGATGAAGCTCTCCACCTTCCCTCTCTACCGGTGGCTGGCCACGGGCTACATCGAGTTCTTCCGCGGCGTTCCTGCACTGTTGGTCTTCATCGCCTTCGGCTACGGCGTTCCGCTCGCATTTGGTGTCCAGTGGGACGTCAACATCGTGGTCATGGTTTCGCTGGGCATGGTGGCCTCGGCCTACATCGCTGAAACCCTCCGCGCGGGCCTCCAGGCTGTGCCCAAGGGCCAGATGGAAGCCGCCCGTTCACTGGGCATGCCGCAGTGGCGGGCCATGGTTTCCATCGTCATCCCCCAGGCTTTCAAGATCGTCCTTCCGCCGCTGACCAACGAGATCATCCTGCTCACCAAGGACTCCTCGCTGATCTACGTCCTGGGCCTCACCGCGTCCCAGTACGAGCTCACCAAGTTCGGCCGTGACGGCATCTCCAGCCTCGGAGCCGGCCTGACGCCGCTTCTCGTGGCCGGCGCTTTCTACCTGGTCATCACCATCCCCTTGAGCCTCCTGGCACGGAAGTTCGAAAGCCGCTCCGCGCGGACGAAGCGATAG
- a CDS encoding ABC transporter substrate-binding protein, whose product MQISRSVLSGTKIAAVLAAGALALTACGGSSTPAATDASGLKLINAGKLTVCSDVPYEPFEFQKDGKIVGFDMDIAAEIAKDAKAELNVVDSSFEAIETGTALTGCDVSISSISITDVRKSVMDFSTPYLDDDLTLVATSSSGISNLDGAKGKKVGVQQATTGAQYAKDKGIDAQQFEDSGLLVQALKAGTIDAAVGNQSVLGYAIKDDSNLKRVEDYATGEKLGISIKKGNTAMADAVNATLKRITDDGSLKKFETTWFGEATK is encoded by the coding sequence ATGCAGATCTCCCGTTCGGTTCTGTCCGGCACCAAGATTGCCGCCGTGCTCGCAGCCGGCGCACTGGCCCTCACCGCTTGTGGCGGCTCGTCCACCCCTGCGGCTACGGATGCCTCGGGCCTCAAGCTCATCAATGCCGGCAAGCTCACGGTGTGCTCGGACGTTCCCTACGAGCCCTTCGAATTCCAGAAGGACGGCAAGATTGTCGGCTTCGACATGGACATCGCCGCTGAGATCGCCAAGGACGCCAAGGCAGAACTCAACGTGGTGGACAGCTCCTTCGAAGCCATCGAGACCGGCACAGCCCTGACCGGCTGCGACGTTTCCATCTCCTCGATCTCCATCACGGACGTCCGCAAGAGCGTCATGGACTTCTCCACCCCTTACCTGGATGACGACCTGACCCTCGTGGCCACCTCGTCCTCCGGCATCAGCAACCTTGATGGCGCCAAGGGCAAGAAGGTGGGCGTCCAGCAGGCCACCACCGGCGCCCAGTACGCCAAGGACAAGGGAATCGACGCCCAGCAGTTCGAGGACTCCGGCCTCCTGGTCCAGGCGCTCAAGGCCGGCACCATCGACGCCGCAGTCGGCAACCAGTCCGTCCTGGGCTACGCCATCAAGGACGACTCCAACCTGAAGCGTGTCGAAGACTACGCAACGGGCGAGAAGCTGGGCATCTCCATCAAGAAGGGCAACACCGCCATGGCGGATGCCGTGAACGCCACGCTGAAGCGCATCACCGACGACGGTTCACTGAAGAAGTTCGAGACCACCTGGTTCGGCGAAGCCACCAAGTAG
- a CDS encoding demethylmenaquinone methyltransferase yields the protein MNRASLEKRPDEVATMFDDVAPKYDVVNDVLSMGQTRRWRRIVVDAMDVKVGQKVLDLAAGTGTSSEPYADAGVDVVACDFSLGMLKVGKRRRPDIDFIAGDATNLPFADNSFDASTISFGLRNVVEPRKALEEMLRVTKPGGRLVIAEFSHPVVPLWRNLYTEYLMRALPAIATKVSSNPDAYVYLAESIRAWPDQDHLAQWLSDAGWTDITYRNLSGGIVAVHRAQKPAEHRESVPVAKLRRQIKPRHQAG from the coding sequence GTGAACCGAGCATCCTTGGAAAAGCGTCCGGACGAAGTTGCGACGATGTTTGATGATGTCGCCCCAAAATACGACGTCGTCAATGATGTCCTGTCCATGGGGCAGACCCGGCGTTGGCGCCGGATCGTGGTTGATGCCATGGACGTGAAGGTGGGCCAGAAGGTCCTGGACCTCGCAGCCGGAACGGGAACCTCCAGCGAACCCTATGCAGACGCTGGCGTGGACGTCGTGGCCTGCGACTTCTCATTGGGCATGCTCAAAGTTGGCAAGCGACGCCGGCCGGACATCGACTTCATCGCCGGTGACGCCACCAACCTCCCGTTTGCTGACAACAGCTTCGACGCTTCCACCATTTCCTTCGGACTCCGCAACGTGGTGGAGCCCCGCAAGGCCCTTGAGGAAATGCTCCGCGTCACCAAGCCCGGTGGTCGCCTGGTCATCGCCGAGTTCTCCCACCCCGTAGTGCCGCTCTGGCGCAACCTCTACACCGAGTACCTCATGCGTGCGCTGCCGGCTATCGCCACCAAGGTGTCCTCCAACCCGGATGCCTACGTGTACCTCGCCGAGTCCATCCGCGCCTGGCCGGACCAGGACCACTTGGCCCAGTGGCTCAGTGACGCTGGCTGGACGGACATCACTTACCGCAACCTCAGCGGCGGCATCGTCGCCGTCCACCGTGCACAGAAGCCCGCCGAGCACCGCGAAAGTGTCCCCGTAGCCAAGCTTCGCCGCCAGATCAAGCCGCGCCACCAGGCCGGCTGA
- the menD gene encoding 2-succinyl-5-enolpyruvyl-6-hydroxy-3-cyclohexene-1-carboxylic-acid synthase, producing the protein MTSQDSLTSIAAARIAVTALLDGGVRHVVVAPGSRSAPLAYALAEAEAAGRVRLHVRIDERDAGFTALGLALSTEAPVAVVTTSGTAVGNLLPSVMEANHSAVPVVVISADRPEELHGTGANQTTIQLDLFGDHVRFAVDIPAGDHPQKAVSTALYAATGALEDTPPGPVQVNLAFRDPLVPAAGDALPETTGHGVFHYDAGPQVLDLPAASSELAERRTVVLAGHDAGPVAEAFARAHGLPLLAEPSSNARFGPNAVGPYRVLLEHFGPESPAPIERVVLFGRATLSRPVASLLARESVGTAIYQPVPVAWYEAGRRRETPIETLPELADFAGRGSAEWLDSWLLAGAAAQHSLDGVLAGETLANGPSVGATVWEHSRGQLVLGSSNGIRDVDLAGQPHTEPIATVHANRGLAGIDGTIATATGIALGSGRETTVLLGDVTFLHDAGGLLLGHGEPVPDLRIVVLNDAGGAIFSLLEHGAVEDSGAYGTAVERLFGTPHSVDIAALAAAYGVGHQAVSTTAELADALKLPLKGRTIVEVRVDRAGLRVLHARIKEAINAAVGQVLTAG; encoded by the coding sequence GTGACTTCCCAGGACTCTCTGACATCCATCGCCGCCGCCCGGATCGCCGTGACGGCACTGCTGGACGGCGGGGTGCGGCACGTGGTGGTGGCCCCTGGTTCACGGTCGGCGCCCCTGGCCTACGCCCTCGCGGAAGCAGAAGCTGCCGGCCGCGTCCGGCTGCACGTCCGCATTGACGAACGCGATGCCGGGTTCACAGCCCTGGGCCTGGCACTTTCCACCGAGGCGCCGGTGGCTGTGGTAACCACTTCAGGCACGGCGGTTGGCAACCTTCTTCCGTCCGTCATGGAGGCCAACCACTCAGCAGTGCCTGTGGTGGTCATTTCCGCGGACCGGCCGGAGGAACTCCACGGAACCGGGGCCAACCAGACAACCATCCAACTGGACCTCTTCGGCGACCACGTACGATTCGCCGTCGACATCCCTGCCGGTGACCATCCGCAAAAGGCTGTTTCCACCGCGTTGTATGCCGCCACCGGCGCACTTGAAGACACCCCGCCCGGCCCTGTCCAAGTGAACCTCGCGTTCCGCGATCCGCTGGTTCCCGCGGCCGGCGACGCCCTGCCCGAAACCACCGGACACGGAGTGTTCCATTATGACGCCGGCCCCCAGGTTTTGGATCTCCCGGCAGCATCCAGCGAACTCGCCGAGCGACGCACCGTGGTCCTCGCAGGCCACGACGCAGGCCCCGTGGCTGAAGCATTTGCGCGGGCCCACGGCCTTCCGTTGCTCGCGGAACCGTCCTCCAACGCACGTTTCGGGCCTAACGCAGTTGGGCCGTACCGGGTGTTGTTGGAGCACTTCGGCCCCGAGTCGCCCGCTCCGATCGAAAGGGTGGTCCTTTTTGGCCGGGCAACCCTGTCCCGTCCCGTGGCATCCTTGCTGGCCCGCGAGTCCGTAGGCACAGCCATCTACCAGCCTGTTCCAGTCGCTTGGTATGAGGCGGGCCGACGCCGCGAAACACCCATCGAAACCCTCCCCGAATTGGCCGATTTCGCTGGCCGGGGGTCTGCGGAATGGCTGGATTCCTGGCTCCTCGCAGGCGCAGCAGCCCAACACAGCCTTGACGGAGTGCTCGCGGGGGAGACCCTCGCCAACGGTCCCTCCGTTGGTGCAACCGTTTGGGAACACTCCCGCGGTCAGCTGGTCCTCGGCTCCTCCAACGGCATCCGCGACGTCGACCTCGCCGGTCAACCCCACACCGAACCCATCGCTACCGTGCACGCAAACCGCGGCCTCGCCGGAATCGACGGCACCATCGCCACAGCCACCGGCATCGCCCTGGGCAGCGGACGCGAAACCACGGTTCTCCTGGGCGATGTCACCTTCCTCCACGACGCTGGGGGGTTGCTTCTCGGCCACGGTGAACCTGTGCCGGACCTGCGCATCGTGGTGCTCAACGACGCCGGCGGTGCCATCTTCAGCCTGCTCGAGCACGGCGCCGTCGAGGACTCAGGCGCCTACGGCACCGCCGTCGAACGCCTCTTCGGTACCCCGCACTCAGTGGACATTGCGGCACTCGCGGCCGCGTACGGCGTCGGACATCAAGCGGTAAGTACGACGGCGGAACTCGCCGACGCACTCAAGCTGCCGCTCAAGGGGCGCACCATCGTGGAGGTGCGCGTCGACCGGGCAGGCCTGCGGGTGCTCCATGCTCGGATCAAGGAAGCCATCAACGCTGCGGTGGGCCAGGTCCTCACGGCGGGCTAA
- a CDS encoding polyprenyl synthetase family protein gives MTNSAEHSWTHAGHGLPDTVEPAPNTTAIATGLQLPAGFAAIAGDAELGPAITTNLARVEKKLREAISNSDPLADATSRHLVEAGGKRIRPLLTLLCAHLGDASRPEVVQAAVVVELTHLATLYHDDVMDSAPFRRGAPTAHEVWGNSVAILTGDLIFARASILVSELGSRALGIQARTFERLCLGQLHETVGPREDEDPVEHYLSVIADKTGSLVAASGQLGAIFAGADEAYEDLLVEYGEKVGVAFQLADDVIDVTGVKVKSGKSPGTDLREGVPTLPVLLLRRDAAAGDASAAALLELIDGDLSSDSALAEAVAGLREHPVTNESWKIARQWSAEAVAALAPLPEGVVKASLTNFAHAVVDRSS, from the coding sequence GTGACGAACTCTGCCGAACACAGCTGGACGCATGCCGGGCACGGCCTGCCGGACACCGTTGAGCCTGCTCCCAACACCACCGCGATTGCCACGGGACTCCAGTTGCCCGCCGGTTTTGCCGCCATCGCCGGCGACGCCGAGCTCGGCCCCGCCATCACCACCAACCTTGCCCGGGTTGAGAAGAAGCTCCGCGAAGCCATCTCCAACTCGGACCCCCTGGCTGACGCGACGTCGCGTCACCTGGTGGAAGCCGGTGGCAAGCGCATCCGTCCGCTCCTCACTCTGCTGTGTGCGCACCTCGGTGATGCTTCACGCCCCGAGGTTGTCCAGGCGGCCGTGGTTGTTGAACTCACGCACCTCGCCACGCTGTACCACGACGACGTGATGGACTCTGCTCCCTTCCGCCGCGGTGCACCCACGGCACACGAAGTATGGGGCAACTCCGTGGCCATCCTCACCGGTGACCTCATCTTCGCCCGAGCATCCATCTTGGTCTCCGAGCTCGGCTCCCGCGCCTTGGGCATCCAGGCCCGGACCTTCGAACGACTGTGCCTTGGCCAGCTCCACGAAACCGTGGGACCGCGCGAAGACGAAGATCCCGTGGAGCACTACCTGTCCGTCATCGCTGACAAGACCGGCTCCCTGGTTGCGGCGTCAGGACAGCTCGGCGCGATCTTCGCAGGCGCAGACGAAGCCTACGAGGACCTGCTGGTTGAGTACGGCGAGAAGGTGGGCGTTGCCTTCCAGCTTGCCGACGACGTCATCGATGTCACTGGTGTGAAGGTCAAGTCCGGCAAATCCCCGGGCACCGACCTTCGCGAAGGCGTGCCCACGCTGCCCGTGTTGCTGCTGCGCCGCGATGCTGCCGCCGGGGATGCCTCTGCTGCTGCGCTCCTGGAATTGATCGACGGTGACCTGTCCTCCGACTCGGCCCTGGCCGAGGCCGTAGCCGGCCTGCGCGAGCATCCCGTCACCAACGAGTCGTGGAAGATCGCCCGCCAGTGGTCCGCCGAGGCCGTCGCTGCCCTGGCCCCGCTGCCCGAGGGCGTTGTGAAGGCATCGCTGACCAACTTCGCGCATGCAGTGGTGGACCGCAGCAGCTAA
- a CDS encoding geranylgeranyl reductase family protein yields MKVLIVGAGPAGSTAAYYLAQAGIDVTVLEKTSFPREKVCGDGLTPRAVREIQKLGLPHAVEEGWRRNKGLRLIAGGRTIELPWPEVSDFPTYGLIRTRLGFDEDLARHAQAAGAVVLERHSVTSALTADDGRVIGARASILDESGRKTGETRDFHADVVLAADGNSTRTAVSLGMHKRDDRPLGVAVRTYFTSPRHEDDWMEGWLELPGKSGKPLPGYGWVFGVGDGTSNVGLGILNSSKEFGKLDYKQVLREWTAGMPPEWGFTPENQVGEIRGAALPMGFNRTPHYSPGLLLLGDAGGMVSPFNGEGISYAMESARFAAEFLIDGAARSRSAGWTADDADAHLSRYADYVRDQWGSHFTLGRAFAALIGKPAVMKLALRTGMPIPVLMRFVVRMLANLTDPAAKGFEDRVIRVLEMLVPATSNTSAARALTPAGTDTAVSATTS; encoded by the coding sequence GTGAAAGTACTGATAGTTGGCGCGGGCCCTGCAGGGTCCACCGCCGCGTATTACCTCGCCCAGGCGGGCATCGACGTCACGGTGCTGGAAAAGACCTCCTTTCCGCGTGAAAAGGTGTGCGGCGACGGCCTGACTCCCCGCGCTGTCCGCGAAATCCAGAAGCTCGGACTGCCGCACGCTGTTGAGGAAGGGTGGCGCCGGAACAAGGGGCTGCGCCTGATTGCCGGTGGGCGCACCATCGAGCTGCCCTGGCCCGAGGTCTCCGACTTTCCCACCTACGGCCTGATCCGCACCCGTCTCGGGTTCGACGAAGACTTGGCCAGGCACGCCCAGGCCGCCGGCGCCGTCGTGCTGGAACGCCACAGCGTCACCTCGGCTTTGACCGCCGACGACGGTCGCGTCATCGGCGCGCGGGCGTCAATTCTCGACGAGTCCGGACGCAAGACGGGCGAAACGCGCGACTTCCATGCCGACGTCGTACTCGCAGCCGATGGAAACTCGACGCGAACCGCCGTGTCGCTTGGCATGCACAAGCGCGACGACCGTCCGCTGGGTGTCGCTGTGCGCACTTATTTCACCTCGCCGCGGCACGAAGACGACTGGATGGAAGGCTGGCTGGAACTTCCCGGCAAGTCAGGCAAACCGCTTCCCGGCTACGGCTGGGTATTCGGTGTCGGAGATGGCACCTCCAACGTTGGCCTCGGCATCCTGAATTCGTCCAAGGAATTCGGCAAGCTCGACTACAAGCAGGTCCTTCGCGAATGGACGGCCGGCATGCCTCCTGAGTGGGGCTTTACCCCTGAGAACCAGGTGGGGGAGATCCGTGGCGCCGCACTGCCCATGGGCTTCAACCGCACGCCGCACTACTCACCCGGCCTGCTCCTGCTGGGCGACGCCGGTGGAATGGTGTCTCCGTTCAACGGCGAGGGCATCTCCTACGCGATGGAATCAGCCCGGTTCGCCGCAGAGTTCTTGATTGACGGCGCCGCGCGTTCGCGCTCAGCAGGCTGGACCGCCGACGACGCCGATGCCCACCTTTCGCGGTACGCGGACTACGTGCGGGACCAGTGGGGATCGCATTTCACGCTGGGACGTGCGTTTGCTGCGTTGATTGGCAAGCCTGCCGTGATGAAACTGGCGTTGCGCACGGGCATGCCCATTCCAGTGCTGATGCGTTTTGTGGTCCGCATGCTCGCCAACCTCACCGACCCTGCCGCGAAGGGCTTCGAAGACCGCGTGATCCGCGTCCTCGAGATGCTGGTTCCGGCCACGTCCAACACTTCCGCTGCCCGCGCCCTTACGCCGGCAGGCACCGACACCGCGGTTTCCGCAACAACTAGTTAG
- a CDS encoding type IV toxin-antitoxin system AbiEi family antitoxin domain-containing protein codes for MDINEFLRSRHGAARTETLRKAGFTQRALAKAVSDGTAARLHRGVYTSGDADPDVVAAFRADGVLTCISAARFYGLWTLESAEELHLSCSTGLARRRVAHHGARQHPDHPYLPVAGVADVLIHALRCLPELDALVLVQSAVSLALLSTDFLKSRLPGNRNGRVRATLDAVLPRSDSLLEVLAHTHFTKAGFGVQMHADVPEVGEVDCLVNECLIVELDGGTHLEGKQVKKDQYRNNAAMRMGLLSLRYYYADVVHHPERMVAEVKAVLRNREVGRYAPARYAPGWVPPSS; via the coding sequence ATGGATATCAACGAATTCCTCCGCAGCCGGCACGGAGCAGCCAGAACGGAAACCCTCAGGAAGGCCGGCTTTACTCAGCGGGCACTGGCGAAGGCTGTCAGTGACGGGACAGCTGCTCGCTTACACCGTGGCGTCTATACCTCGGGCGACGCCGATCCCGACGTCGTTGCCGCCTTCCGGGCCGATGGCGTACTTACCTGTATCTCGGCCGCCCGGTTCTATGGTCTGTGGACTCTTGAGAGTGCAGAGGAACTCCATTTGAGCTGCAGCACCGGCCTGGCGAGGCGCCGTGTTGCGCACCACGGGGCCCGCCAGCACCCCGACCATCCGTACCTGCCGGTTGCCGGGGTGGCCGATGTCCTGATCCACGCGCTCCGATGTTTGCCTGAATTGGATGCACTCGTCTTGGTGCAGAGTGCGGTCAGCCTGGCGCTCCTCTCGACGGACTTTTTGAAGTCAAGGCTTCCGGGCAACAGGAACGGCCGGGTTCGCGCAACCTTGGATGCGGTTCTGCCCCGATCCGACTCCCTGTTGGAGGTGTTGGCGCACACCCACTTCACCAAGGCTGGATTTGGGGTCCAGATGCACGCGGACGTCCCGGAAGTAGGTGAAGTGGACTGTTTGGTCAACGAATGCCTGATCGTTGAACTCGACGGCGGCACACACCTAGAGGGAAAACAGGTCAAGAAGGACCAATACAGGAACAACGCAGCCATGCGGATGGGGCTATTGAGCCTTCGCTACTACTACGCGGATGTCGTTCATCACCCGGAGAGGATGGTTGCCGAGGTCAAGGCAGTCCTGCGCAACAGGGAAGTTGGCCGCTACGCACCGGCACGGTACGCACCTGGGTGGGTTCCGCCGTCGTCGTGA
- a CDS encoding isochorismate synthase MenF, translating into MTSTLRTLTVPLDVDSSSGGLPSFLVRDDVLCWSRREAGLVGYGELTRFNATGPERFLEADIWWRHLILEAEITDHVDLPGTGPVAFGSFAFSKTSPHVSRLILPELVVGIRDGRAWATQLTFDDGPLTEAGVLASVTRWLTEPEPNGEDSAAGGSDVAPSPEAVAADGSSGHLSHGSLSESAWMQAVSNGVDEIRAGKLEKLVLARDVVATLPDGVNAAEVLRQLAARYRECWTYGVDGLVGATPEMLIQVEGRTAQARVLAGTLDRRDADGLDGSPMAYAERVLAGSEKQRHEHEIAIDSLTRQLAPFSEAMNSHSEPFILELPNVWHLASDVKAELADIEGHVPTCLALINALHPTAAVCGTPTLVAGALIRKLEHLDRGPYAGPVGWLDAAGNGEWGIALRGAVIEDANTVRLFAGCGIVEGSQPEAELAETWAKFRPMLEALGIRR; encoded by the coding sequence ATGACGAGCACGCTCCGCACCTTGACAGTCCCCCTCGATGTTGACTCATCCTCCGGGGGGCTGCCGTCGTTTCTGGTGCGGGACGACGTCCTGTGCTGGTCCCGCCGCGAGGCCGGCCTGGTTGGCTACGGCGAACTGACCCGCTTCAATGCCACCGGCCCGGAGCGTTTCCTTGAGGCCGATATCTGGTGGCGGCACCTCATTCTTGAGGCCGAAATCACGGACCACGTAGACCTTCCGGGCACCGGTCCCGTCGCTTTTGGCTCGTTCGCTTTCTCCAAAACGTCCCCGCACGTCTCACGTTTGATCCTCCCCGAACTGGTGGTTGGCATCCGCGATGGCCGTGCCTGGGCTACCCAGCTAACGTTCGACGACGGTCCCCTCACCGAGGCCGGCGTCCTCGCCTCCGTGACTCGCTGGCTGACTGAGCCGGAACCGAACGGCGAGGATTCAGCGGCGGGAGGATCCGACGTCGCCCCCTCACCTGAGGCTGTTGCCGCGGACGGTTCGAGCGGTCACCTCAGCCACGGTTCCCTCAGCGAGTCCGCGTGGATGCAGGCCGTTTCCAATGGTGTCGACGAGATCCGCGCCGGGAAACTGGAGAAACTCGTGTTGGCGCGCGACGTCGTCGCGACCCTTCCGGACGGCGTCAACGCTGCGGAGGTACTTCGCCAGCTGGCCGCAAGGTACCGCGAGTGCTGGACGTACGGCGTGGACGGACTGGTCGGTGCGACGCCCGAGATGCTGATCCAGGTGGAGGGCCGCACTGCACAAGCCCGCGTGCTGGCCGGTACCTTGGACCGCCGCGACGCCGATGGCTTGGACGGCTCCCCCATGGCGTACGCCGAACGCGTCCTGGCTGGATCCGAGAAGCAGCGGCACGAGCACGAGATCGCCATAGATTCGTTGACACGGCAGCTGGCGCCCTTCTCCGAGGCGATGAATTCCCACAGCGAGCCGTTCATTCTTGAGCTGCCCAACGTGTGGCACCTGGCCTCGGACGTGAAGGCTGAGTTGGCGGACATTGAGGGACACGTGCCCACCTGCCTGGCCCTCATCAACGCCCTGCATCCCACGGCTGCCGTGTGCGGAACCCCGACGCTGGTGGCCGGAGCGTTGATCCGGAAACTCGAGCATTTGGACCGTGGCCCGTACGCCGGACCCGTCGGTTGGCTCGACGCCGCGGGCAACGGTGAATGGGGTATCGCGCTCCGTGGCGCGGTCATCGAAGACGCCAACACGGTGCGCCTATTCGCGGGCTGCGGCATTGTGGAGGGCTCGCAGCCGGAGGCCGAACTGGCCGAGACGTGGGCCAAGTTCAGGCCGATGCTTGAGGCGCTGGGCATCCGCCGCTGA